Proteins from one Calditrichota bacterium genomic window:
- a CDS encoding sodium/solute symporter (Members of the Solute:Sodium Symporter (SSS), TC 2.A.21 as described in tcdb.org, catalyze solute:Na+ symport. Known solutes for members of the family include sugars, amino acids, nucleosides, inositols, vitamins, urea or anions, depending on the system.) → MEFSALDYGVFFGYIIFIVGLGLWVSRDKKGHQKDAKDYFLAGKTLPWWAIGASLIAANISAEQFIGMSGSGFAAGLAIATYEWMAALTLIIVGKYFLPIFIEKQIYTIPEFVEVRFSTNLKTILAVFWVALFVFVNLTSVLFLGGKAIDTIIGNGDGGLIIYAILGLAFIAAAYSLYGGLSAVAWTDVVQVALLIIGGLITTVIALDSVTPAGGIMNGLSHVYNVAGDKFQMILTKDNPEFSRLPGIAVLVGGMWVANLYYWGFNQYIIQRTLAAKSLQEAQRGIAFAAFLKLIIPLIVVIPGIVAYVLYAQPEGTAVIEGVQEAFNKVGGGINYDKSYPWLISVFIPVGLKGLVLAALTAAIVSSVASMLNSTSTIFTMDIFKPYINKNATEKQIVTVGRITAGVALIIAVLLAPVMGNIDQMFQYIQEYTGLVSPGILAVFLMGLFWKKSNNTGAIVGVILSIPIAWLLKIPVLDLPFLDQMFYTMLITMAIIAGVSMSTSEGDDDSKAISLPSKMFKTDSVFNIASYGILIVLAILYAIFW, encoded by the coding sequence ATGGAGTTTTCAGCATTAGATTACGGTGTGTTTTTTGGGTATATCATTTTTATAGTTGGATTAGGATTATGGGTATCGCGAGATAAAAAAGGTCATCAGAAAGATGCCAAAGATTATTTTCTGGCTGGTAAAACACTTCCCTGGTGGGCGATTGGCGCCTCTTTAATTGCAGCAAATATTTCAGCTGAACAGTTTATTGGAATGTCCGGTTCCGGGTTTGCAGCTGGTTTGGCAATTGCTACTTATGAATGGATGGCCGCCCTTACTTTGATAATTGTTGGTAAATATTTTCTTCCAATTTTTATTGAAAAACAGATTTATACAATTCCCGAATTTGTTGAAGTACGCTTCAGTACGAATTTAAAAACAATCCTTGCAGTATTTTGGGTGGCGTTGTTTGTTTTTGTAAATCTAACCTCGGTTTTGTTTTTGGGTGGAAAAGCAATAGATACAATTATTGGTAATGGTGATGGTGGTTTGATTATTTATGCCATTCTCGGATTGGCCTTTATTGCGGCGGCCTATTCTTTATATGGTGGCCTTTCTGCAGTTGCATGGACGGATGTTGTTCAGGTTGCTTTATTGATTATCGGCGGTTTGATAACAACTGTTATTGCCCTGGATTCTGTTACTCCAGCGGGTGGTATTATGAACGGGTTATCTCATGTGTATAATGTTGCAGGGGATAAATTTCAAATGATTCTCACCAAGGATAATCCGGAATTTTCCAGATTGCCGGGTATTGCTGTTTTGGTTGGCGGCATGTGGGTAGCCAATCTCTATTATTGGGGTTTCAACCAATATATTATTCAGCGTACATTGGCAGCAAAATCCCTTCAGGAAGCACAACGTGGGATTGCCTTTGCCGCATTCCTAAAACTCATTATTCCATTGATTGTGGTTATTCCCGGGATTGTAGCATATGTACTATATGCACAGCCTGAGGGTACAGCAGTAATAGAAGGAGTTCAGGAAGCTTTTAACAAAGTTGGTGGTGGTATCAATTATGATAAATCTTATCCCTGGTTAATTAGTGTTTTTATTCCGGTTGGTTTAAAAGGTTTGGTGCTGGCAGCATTAACTGCAGCGATTGTTTCATCGGTGGCGTCGATGCTAAACTCAACATCCACAATTTTTACAATGGATATTTTTAAGCCTTATATCAATAAAAATGCAACAGAAAAACAAATTGTAACAGTTGGCCGGATAACAGCTGGAGTGGCCTTAATTATAGCGGTTTTATTAGCTCCGGTTATGGGCAATATAGATCAGATGTTTCAATATATTCAAGAATATACAGGTTTAGTGAGTCCTGGTATTTTGGCTGTATTTTTAATGGGGCTTTTCTGGAAAAAATCAAACAATACCGGCGCAATTGTTGGCGTTATTCTTTCTATTCCGATTGCATGGTTATTAAAAATTCCGGTACTGGATCTACCATTCTTAGATCAAATGTTTTATACAATGTTAATAACTATGGCAATAATTGCCGGTGTTAGTATGAGCACATCAGAAGGAGATGATGATTCTAAAGCAATTTCACTGCCTTCAAAAATGTTTAAAACAGATTCTGTTTTTAATATTGCATCATATGGAATTTTAATTGTTTTAGCTATTTTGTACGCTATATTCTGGTAG
- a CDS encoding T9SS type A sorting domain-containing protein: MVKLFVAVFILFVITAEAQEFLINELMISNSSTLFDEDGDTPDWIELYNKSSNPVNLAGYTLSDNPQNLQKWFFPEITLQPENHLLIFASGKNRLNSVYEWETVIDWGDSCNYLPLESEPDADWRMPGFDDSSWQRGVTGVGYGDGDDNTVIDPVITVASRQKFSIKNTTQVEKLILHMDYDDSFVAYINGVEVARSNIGTVGIPPDYDQHSDEYIEAVLYTGGDPAVFDISDLSILENGENVLAIEVHNFGINSSDLTLIPFLSIGYNSGQDSSRGTNPLLTFPNVQLHTNFKLSSGGEPLFLVSPGLEIQDSIGPIIIPRDYSYGRKPDGGIDWLFFSESSPGEENSFPGFLGFGDTVKITPQAGFYETAVTVDLSIGGGSSRIYYTLDGSDPDSFSTFYESPINITNSTVVRAIGYQDGVLPGPVNDQTFFVDEPTDLPVISLITDPDNLWDSQTGIYADGPNASPSFPHFGANFWQDWERPAKIEFFESDKSTAFESGCGIKIFGGWSRGHAQKSLSVFFRGEYGSKSLDYDLFPDINIDRFESFVLRNAGNDWDGSMMRDGLMQTLLNDLDIDKLGFRPAVVFINGEYWGIHHIREKINEHFIASHHPVDANNIDMLENDGIAIHGDSQHYNELLDFLNTNDLSTAASYKFIKQQVDLNEYIDYMVAQIYFDNTDWPGNNIKYWRPKTEGGKWRWILYDTDFGFSRFNSQAYKNNTLSLALEENGPDWPNPPWSTFLLRKFLENDSIKTKFINRIADLLNSTFRKDQVKTVIDSVDTIISNEIVRHLGRWSLNQGNRNNHLNYINAFADSREAYFRSFVLQQFGLQGSTLIKLNSSTGGQIKINRLIVDQFPWQGHYFKDVSIQIEAIAKPGFSFNGWTGSITSEARLITIKLGSNIDLVADFTVDESNHGVVINEINYNSVNNFDSGDWVEFYNSSDQNYDISGWVFKDSDDSHEYKFADQTVIAPKSFLVLAENDSAFSSLFPGIAHASPMNFGLSSNGELVRLYDGQNKIVDSLVYDEKLPWPEQANGSGATLELKNPAFDNSLAKNWWASAGHGSPGAQNTVYTSLDEQKIFNSKFSLEQNYPNPFNPETVISYHVKENNNRLIHVKLEIYNALGQKVKTLVNSFQEAGHYKINFNAKEIGAGLYFYKIKSGAFVETKKMLFLP; this comes from the coding sequence ATGGTCAAATTATTTGTAGCAGTATTTATCTTATTTGTTATTACAGCTGAAGCACAGGAGTTTTTAATCAATGAGCTCATGATTTCTAATAGCTCAACTTTGTTTGATGAAGATGGAGATACCCCTGATTGGATTGAGCTTTATAACAAATCATCAAATCCTGTTAACCTGGCTGGGTACACTCTTTCAGATAATCCTCAAAATCTTCAAAAATGGTTTTTCCCCGAGATTACTTTGCAGCCGGAAAACCATTTGTTGATTTTTGCTTCTGGAAAAAACAGGCTGAATAGTGTTTATGAATGGGAAACCGTTATAGATTGGGGTGATAGTTGCAACTATCTGCCTTTAGAAAGTGAGCCGGATGCAGATTGGAGAATGCCGGGTTTTGATGATTCATCATGGCAACGCGGGGTGACGGGAGTTGGTTATGGTGATGGGGATGATAATACTGTAATTGATCCTGTGATTACTGTGGCTAGCAGGCAAAAATTTAGCATTAAAAATACCACCCAGGTCGAAAAACTTATACTGCATATGGATTATGATGACTCTTTTGTGGCCTATATAAATGGTGTTGAGGTTGCGCGTTCAAATATTGGGACAGTTGGGATTCCCCCTGATTATGACCAACATTCTGATGAATACATAGAAGCAGTTTTATATACTGGCGGAGATCCGGCAGTTTTCGATATTTCTGATTTATCAATTCTTGAAAATGGTGAAAACGTATTGGCCATAGAAGTGCATAATTTTGGTATTAACTCTTCCGATTTAACGCTTATCCCTTTTCTAAGTATTGGCTATAACAGCGGACAGGATTCATCACGAGGAACAAACCCTTTGCTTACTTTCCCGAATGTTCAATTGCATACAAATTTTAAACTTTCTTCCGGGGGCGAACCACTTTTTCTGGTGAGCCCGGGTTTGGAAATTCAAGACAGCATTGGACCTATAATAATTCCAAGAGATTATTCTTATGGTCGCAAACCAGATGGCGGAATTGATTGGCTTTTCTTTTCTGAAAGCAGCCCGGGTGAAGAAAATTCATTCCCGGGTTTTCTTGGTTTTGGTGACACAGTTAAAATAACTCCACAAGCAGGCTTTTACGAAACCGCAGTAACTGTTGATCTTTCTATTGGCGGAGGTTCATCTCGGATTTATTATACTTTAGATGGATCGGATCCTGATAGTTTTTCCACATTTTATGAAAGCCCAATAAATATTACAAACTCAACTGTTGTGCGTGCAATAGGGTATCAGGATGGTGTGTTACCCGGTCCTGTTAATGACCAAACCTTTTTCGTGGATGAACCAACCGATTTGCCGGTTATATCTTTGATAACAGATCCGGATAATTTGTGGGATTCTCAAACAGGTATTTATGCTGATGGTCCAAATGCATCCCCTAGTTTTCCTCATTTTGGTGCAAATTTTTGGCAAGATTGGGAAAGGCCGGCAAAGATTGAATTTTTTGAGTCTGATAAAAGTACAGCGTTCGAAAGCGGTTGTGGTATAAAGATTTTTGGAGGTTGGAGCAGGGGCCACGCACAAAAGTCTTTATCTGTTTTTTTCAGGGGGGAATACGGCAGCAAATCATTGGATTATGATTTATTTCCTGATATAAATATTGATCGTTTCGAGTCATTCGTTTTGCGCAACGCGGGTAATGACTGGGATGGCAGTATGATGCGTGATGGGCTTATGCAAACCCTTTTAAACGATCTTGATATTGATAAGTTGGGATTTAGGCCGGCGGTTGTTTTTATAAACGGCGAATACTGGGGCATCCATCATATTCGGGAAAAAATAAATGAACATTTTATAGCATCACACCACCCTGTTGATGCAAACAATATTGATATGCTTGAAAATGATGGTATTGCAATCCATGGTGATAGCCAGCACTATAATGAACTATTGGATTTTCTTAATACAAACGATTTGTCAACTGCGGCCTCATATAAATTTATAAAGCAGCAAGTCGATTTGAATGAATATATCGATTATATGGTTGCACAGATTTATTTTGATAATACGGACTGGCCTGGAAACAATATTAAATATTGGCGCCCAAAAACAGAAGGCGGAAAATGGCGTTGGATTTTATATGATACAGATTTCGGCTTTAGCAGATTTAATTCTCAAGCATATAAAAACAACACGCTTAGTTTAGCATTAGAAGAAAACGGACCCGATTGGCCAAACCCACCCTGGTCAACATTTCTACTTCGCAAGTTTCTGGAAAATGATAGTATAAAAACCAAATTTATTAACAGGATTGCCGATCTTTTAAATTCTACTTTTAGGAAAGATCAGGTCAAAACCGTAATTGACTCTGTTGATACTATTATTTCAAATGAGATCGTACGCCATTTAGGCCGCTGGTCCCTCAATCAGGGAAACAGAAACAATCACCTAAATTACATAAATGCTTTCGCTGATTCGCGTGAAGCATATTTTCGAAGTTTTGTCTTACAGCAATTTGGTTTGCAAGGCTCCACTTTAATAAAGCTAAATAGCTCCACGGGCGGGCAAATTAAAATCAATCGTTTAATTGTAGATCAATTTCCATGGCAAGGGCATTACTTTAAAGATGTTTCCATTCAAATCGAAGCTATCGCAAAACCGGGCTTTAGTTTTAATGGCTGGACCGGTAGCATAACATCTGAAGCCCGGCTTATCACTATAAAACTGGGTTCAAATATAGATTTAGTGGCTGATTTCACAGTTGATGAATCCAACCATGGGGTTGTGATTAACGAGATTAATTATAACTCTGTAAATAATTTTGATAGTGGTGATTGGGTTGAGTTTTACAACAGTAGTGATCAGAATTATGATATATCTGGTTGGGTATTTAAAGATAGTGATGATTCCCATGAATATAAATTTGCAGATCAGACAGTAATTGCACCAAAGTCCTTTTTAGTACTTGCTGAAAATGACAGTGCTTTTAGTTCTCTGTTTCCTGGGATAGCGCATGCTAGTCCTATGAATTTTGGTTTGAGTAGCAACGGTGAACTCGTACGACTGTATGATGGTCAAAATAAAATAGTTGATTCACTCGTTTATGATGAAAAACTGCCCTGGCCCGAACAAGCAAATGGAAGTGGTGCAACGTTGGAATTAAAAAATCCTGCATTTGACAATTCTCTTGCAAAAAACTGGTGGGCATCAGCGGGACATGGATCACCGGGAGCGCAAAATACGGTTTATACTTCCTTGGATGAACAAAAGATTTTTAACAGTAAATTTAGTTTAGAACAAAATTATCCAAATCCTTTTAACCCGGAAACGGTTATCAGCTACCATGTTAAAGAAAATAATAATAGACTGATTCATGTGAAGTTAGAAATTTATAATGCTTTGGGACAAAAAGTTAAAACACTGGTAAACAGTTTTCAGGAAGCAGGGCATTATAAAATAAATTTTAATGCCAAAGAAATTGGGGCAGGTTTATATTTTTATAAGATTAAAAGTGGGGCTTTTGTAGAAACAAAAAAAATGTTGTTTTTACCATAA
- a CDS encoding beta-glucosidase, with protein sequence MKRIVLKTVFIFYLFSFIQVVGQNIDVQINDLLKKMTLEEKVGQMTQITLEVVSKPRQDGSFINEIDPVKLKEALTKYHVGSILNTGGQANTLQNWIEMITTIQDVALKETRTAVPVIYGIDAIHGATYTKDATLFPQSIAMAATFNTELVKTSGIITALEVRASGIPWNFNPVLGVGRNPVWSRFWETFGEDPYVVSQMGEAYIKGLEGDDNNTKGEFVAACMKHYMGYSNPVSGKDRTPAWIPERMLRDIFLPPFKKAVDAGVHTVMINSGEINGIPTHSDHYILTEILKNELGFKGFAVSDWEDIKRLYTRDKVADSPEEAVRMAVMAGVDMSMIPYDYSFYEILVKLVKEGKVPVSRIDDAVRRILWVKIKTGLFKNPYPDKKLTSKFASAKSQKANLDAAREAITLLKNNKNILPLNKKSKVLVAGPTANKLSVMNGGWTITWQGDREDLYPQEKLTILEAIENKIGKSQTKFVQGADFDTLINIDKALEQAKNSDVVVLCLGEPTYCETPGNIMDLTISQSQLDLANAFYKSGKPVILVLVEGRPRVINKIVKNASGIIMAYLPGMEGGQAIADVIFGDTNPSGKLPFTYPIGPNGFTTYDHKPIENFEGNGYANEFPFGYGLSYTKFEYSDLKIDRASIKMDEEISISVVVKNSGSLAGKEAVLLYGSDLFSSVSQPAKQLKRFSKISLKPGEVKTVQFKLNAKDFAFTNRDNKKVTEPGAFKLMVGGLQKEFNISN encoded by the coding sequence ATGAAACGGATAGTGCTGAAAACAGTGTTCATATTTTATTTATTTAGCTTTATTCAAGTTGTCGGCCAAAATATAGATGTACAAATAAATGATCTTTTAAAGAAAATGACTTTGGAAGAAAAGGTCGGCCAAATGACCCAGATAACTCTGGAGGTTGTTTCAAAACCTCGCCAGGATGGTTCATTTATTAATGAAATCGATCCTGTGAAGTTGAAGGAGGCCTTAACAAAGTATCATGTTGGTTCTATATTAAATACAGGTGGGCAGGCAAATACTTTGCAAAATTGGATTGAAATGATCACCACTATACAAGATGTTGCCCTTAAAGAAACGCGCACAGCTGTTCCGGTAATTTATGGTATTGATGCAATCCATGGCGCAACTTACACAAAAGATGCTACATTGTTTCCGCAATCCATTGCAATGGCAGCAACATTCAATACCGAACTTGTAAAAACCAGCGGGATTATTACTGCATTGGAAGTTCGCGCTTCCGGTATTCCCTGGAATTTCAACCCGGTTTTAGGAGTTGGGCGAAATCCTGTTTGGTCGCGTTTTTGGGAAACTTTTGGCGAAGATCCATATGTGGTTTCGCAAATGGGTGAAGCTTATATAAAAGGGCTTGAAGGTGATGATAACAATACAAAAGGTGAATTTGTAGCCGCGTGTATGAAACATTATATGGGTTATAGCAATCCTGTTAGTGGAAAGGATCGTACACCTGCATGGATTCCGGAACGAATGCTGCGCGATATATTTTTACCGCCATTCAAAAAAGCAGTGGATGCCGGGGTTCATACGGTAATGATAAACTCTGGTGAAATTAATGGTATTCCGACACACAGTGATCACTACATCCTTACAGAGATTTTGAAAAATGAACTAGGCTTCAAAGGCTTTGCAGTAAGCGATTGGGAAGATATCAAACGCCTGTATACTCGCGATAAAGTTGCTGATTCACCGGAAGAAGCAGTACGTATGGCTGTAATGGCCGGTGTAGATATGAGTATGATTCCCTATGATTATTCGTTTTATGAAATTTTAGTAAAATTGGTAAAGGAGGGCAAAGTCCCTGTTTCTCGAATTGATGATGCGGTTAGGCGCATATTGTGGGTTAAGATAAAAACAGGATTGTTTAAAAATCCATATCCTGATAAAAAACTTACAAGTAAGTTCGCTTCCGCAAAATCTCAAAAGGCAAATTTAGATGCTGCCCGTGAAGCAATCACCCTACTAAAAAATAATAAAAACATTTTGCCACTAAACAAAAAGTCCAAAGTTCTAGTTGCCGGACCAACTGCGAATAAGCTCTCGGTAATGAATGGTGGTTGGACAATAACATGGCAAGGTGACAGAGAAGATCTTTATCCGCAGGAAAAGCTTACAATCCTAGAAGCAATAGAAAATAAAATCGGTAAGTCACAAACAAAATTTGTTCAGGGTGCAGATTTTGATACTTTAATCAATATTGATAAGGCTTTAGAGCAGGCAAAAAACAGCGACGTGGTTGTATTATGCCTGGGAGAACCAACATATTGTGAGACACCCGGAAACATCATGGATCTCACTATTTCGCAATCACAACTTGATTTAGCCAATGCATTTTATAAAAGTGGCAAACCTGTTATACTTGTACTGGTAGAAGGTCGCCCACGTGTAATAAATAAAATCGTTAAAAATGCTTCCGGGATTATAATGGCATATCTTCCGGGAATGGAGGGTGGACAGGCAATTGCAGATGTAATATTTGGAGATACTAACCCAAGTGGGAAACTTCCCTTTACATATCCAATTGGGCCTAATGGATTTACAACATATGACCATAAGCCAATAGAAAATTTCGAAGGAAATGGTTATGCTAATGAGTTCCCGTTTGGCTACGGTCTTAGTTATACAAAGTTTGAATATAGCGATTTAAAGATAGACAGAGCTTCAATTAAAATGGATGAAGAAATTTCAATCTCTGTGGTAGTAAAAAACAGTGGAAGTTTAGCAGGTAAAGAAGCAGTTCTACTTTATGGAAGTGACTTGTTCAGTTCGGTTTCTCAGCCAGCAAAACAATTAAAACGTTTTTCAAAAATAAGCCTGAAACCCGGAGAGGTAAAAACTGTCCAATTTAAATTAAATGCCAAAGATTTTGCATTTACTAACAGGGACAATAAAAAGGTAACAGAGCCGGGTGCATTTAAACTAATGGTGGGTGGTTTACAAAAAGAGTTTAATATAAGTAACTAA
- a CDS encoding family 16 glycosylhydrolase: protein MKNLVLILLSFFLFSPINAQMYRGAELRTHESFTYGRFETRYKAAWGTGVLSNFFTYNDFTECCDEWNEIDFELLGRYGNDVQTTTITPGQRIHNSHEHLNFSPTDSFYTYAFEWTPDYVAWFVDGEEIYRQTGEHISTLIHNQKMMMNIWAAEWESWVGEWNVELLPFFAYYDWAAYYEYKPGTGDYGTDNNFTLSWRDEFDSYDSDRWGMGTHTFPGNKVLFTTDNVVYKDGMMILCLTDDTNLGYQDKAAPKFLWARVSGSSITAQFTEKVNALDAVEIGKYSITPAKTIQRIELQKDERTVKLFFDELDPDQNYNLIFFGIRDQFETPNTQTYDFINVINNPPLEFPLKINAGSDDPYKGFLADQVWNYDVEYGHMDGHHRKYYHDAVNDTENDSLYQALLEEVVQYKIRVPNGIYSLTLGFADMKYSEQGKRSFDIYVEDTLAIGNLDVVRDFGSKTAKEIEISNISVSDGMLNLYFDNWVSHPIINSIVVEQLATGLEKDKPVIPSKTHLKQNFPNPFNPETKIVFFLESPSFVELDIFDSGGRKIQRLLNTKKNSGRHELKFNSHNMSSGVYFYRLKSHSSNGLFTDYKKMLLLK, encoded by the coding sequence ATGAAAAATTTGGTACTAATATTACTTTCTTTTTTTTTGTTTTCACCTATCAATGCCCAGATGTACCGTGGTGCAGAATTACGAACGCATGAAAGTTTTACCTATGGCCGTTTTGAGACCCGATATAAAGCAGCCTGGGGAACTGGCGTTTTATCAAATTTTTTTACATACAACGATTTTACAGAATGTTGTGATGAATGGAATGAAATTGATTTTGAATTACTTGGCCGTTACGGAAACGATGTTCAAACAACTACAATTACTCCCGGGCAAAGAATTCATAACAGTCATGAACATTTAAATTTTTCTCCAACGGATAGTTTTTATACCTATGCTTTCGAATGGACCCCGGACTATGTGGCATGGTTTGTTGATGGAGAGGAAATTTATCGCCAAACCGGTGAGCATATCTCAACCCTGATACATAACCAAAAAATGATGATGAATATCTGGGCGGCTGAATGGGAAAGTTGGGTTGGTGAATGGAATGTAGAACTCCTTCCGTTTTTCGCATATTATGATTGGGCAGCATATTATGAATATAAGCCCGGAACCGGTGATTATGGGACTGATAACAATTTTACGTTGTCATGGAGAGATGAGTTTGACAGCTATGACAGTGACAGATGGGGTATGGGAACGCATACTTTTCCCGGAAACAAGGTGCTTTTCACAACAGATAATGTTGTTTACAAAGATGGTATGATGATTCTTTGTTTAACGGATGATACTAATCTTGGATACCAGGATAAAGCTGCACCAAAATTTTTGTGGGCAAGGGTCAGCGGGTCATCTATTACAGCACAGTTTACGGAGAAAGTAAACGCACTCGATGCTGTTGAAATAGGCAAATATTCTATAACACCAGCCAAAACAATCCAAAGAATAGAACTACAAAAAGATGAAAGAACGGTTAAGTTATTTTTTGATGAATTGGACCCGGACCAGAACTATAACCTAATATTTTTTGGAATCCGTGATCAGTTTGAAACGCCGAATACTCAAACGTATGATTTTATAAATGTGATTAATAACCCACCACTTGAATTTCCATTAAAAATTAATGCCGGGTCAGATGATCCTTATAAAGGTTTTCTGGCAGATCAGGTATGGAATTATGATGTTGAATATGGCCATATGGATGGACATCATCGGAAATATTATCATGATGCAGTTAATGATACGGAAAATGATTCGTTATACCAGGCATTGCTTGAAGAAGTTGTTCAATATAAGATCCGCGTTCCAAATGGTATTTATAGTTTAACGTTGGGTTTTGCCGATATGAAATATTCTGAACAGGGAAAGCGCAGTTTTGATATATATGTGGAAGATACATTGGCTATAGGAAACCTTGATGTAGTGCGGGATTTCGGATCAAAAACTGCAAAAGAAATTGAAATCAGTAATATATCTGTTTCTGATGGAATGTTAAATTTATATTTTGATAACTGGGTTAGTCATCCCATTATTAATAGTATTGTTGTAGAGCAATTAGCAACCGGGCTTGAAAAAGACAAGCCGGTAATTCCCAGTAAAACCCACTTAAAACAAAACTTTCCTAATCCTTTTAATCCTGAAACAAAAATAGTTTTCTTTCTAGAAAGTCCATCATTTGTGGAATTGGATATTTTTGATTCCGGAGGCAGGAAAATTCAGCGTTTATTAAATACAAAAAAAAACAGTGGTCGCCATGAATTAAAGTTCAACAGTCATAACATGTCTAGTGGCGTTTATTTCTATAGATTAAAATCACACAGCAGCAACGGTCTCTTTACAGATTATAAGAAAATGCTGTTACTAAAATGA